The Elaeis guineensis isolate ETL-2024a chromosome 12, EG11, whole genome shotgun sequence sequence TACTAGAAGAGTTTTGCAGGCTGGAGGGCCTTGTGAAAGCTTCAGAACTACCCAGcggaaaaaaataatctaaatctaGAAGtaagaaagtaaataaattttaaaggTTTTTAGGCAAGGGAACTAAGAATTATGCTAATATAAAAGGATAGATAGTAGGTTTATCATCTCTCTACGAAGAGAGCTTCTCCTTGCCAAAGTCTCCACCAACTGATGCCTTGAAGCATGATGCAACCAAGGACTACCAATTGGCCTCACTATCATCACCAAAATCCACCATGCAAAAGAAAGAGGAGCAGATAGCACCCAAAAGAGTGTAATTCATTGACTTATGAAAACTCAGGGTACATGGGGGTATTTATAAGCTCTCTTATAATTGATAGGATAGGGTCAACTAGATGTCCTCATAGTTCGAAAAATAAGTCAAAAACAAGTTCCTTAATATATGCAAATGAGTTTTCTTGTCAAAAGGGCCCTTCTAGAAGAGTGTTCCGTGACCTAGCTGCCTTCAGAATGCTTCAGATGGTAGTTGTGCTACCATTGGATCTCATCTGACAGAGAAAGGTTCACTGTCGGTTTTCTCACTCTTGATCTTTGAATCATACTTGGTCTCTGGTTCTTTGGATGGTTTGTAATATGCCATCAGATCTGAAGGATTCAGACTTGTTATCGATTGCttcattttcaaatcttctaaaAGGTGGCTTCTGATGGTGAGCAGGGAACCATCggatgttttttctttttttgataggGATTACATCGCTGTCGGAGTAAAGGTGGGATGTGGTTGCAGCATTGTTGGAAAACTTCTGACGGTGATTGCATCACTATCAGGCTTTTCTTTGGACAGTGAATTGTTGATCATTAATATCATTTTAACGGCACTTAGCTTGCCATTGGGGTGTTTTGAAATTAACATCCCAGATGTAGAACTTGAACTGGATGACCCTTTTCTGCTATTTATATAAAGAACTTTTTTGCTGTGGTCCTAAGTATCACTTCTTTAAACAGATTATCTCAAGCTTCTCAGGGATGCAAACATCTGCACTGATTCCCATACAAgatgtctttgatgaatcttatTGGATGTTGATGTGATTTTCTTAATAGCAAATGATATCAATGAGTTGCCATGGCTTTTGGCTCTTATTTTCATCATGGACTGTGGTAATGCCTTGACACCATCTTTAGTGACTCCTCTCTTTATTAAGTTGCTATATCAGTGATGTTAATTCTACATGGAGTTCATCGTAAAGGGAAAGAACTGAATACATTTTGGAATTGATATATGATAATAGCTAGAATATTGTAGATTTATTCTTCTTAATCACTGTTTATATCTCCCCCTCTTGGGGATCATCAAAGGAGGTAACAAGCAATTGGCTTGTCTTTCTCCCTCAGAGATatctcattttttcttcttgctCTCTCTGATTCTTTCTTTCCTCACTTCCCTTTGAAATTCAAACAGTAAGATGGACATCACATCGGGAGAATTTTAATCTATGATACTTTAAGCCTGAAATTCCAATCAAGAATATCTATTACTATCAGAGTCCCAATGTGTAATGTGAAAGAATTTCTAGGTTGAGCTTTCATTGTGGCTCACTATTGCAAATTCCTTCCTTGTTCCGTTCATTTCTCTTTATTAATTGTGATCCAACAAGGAGAATTGTGTGCTCAACCTGTTTATCAGCCTTTAAAAGCTGATTACCACAGCTGAAATTGAAGATTTGACTAGCAAGCCATGAGCAAACAAACTGTACATTTATTCctcaattttatatttttgttaaTTCTTAATATGTGGTTATACTGTGTAaatctttttcaatgacccaggtAACTGCGACTTAATTTTCTGTGAATAGAGGGTAAGGCAGATCTTGGACAGATCTTACTTAGAATTAGACATGTTGAGAACAAATGCAGTTACTACAACAAAATGGTTATGTTGAAATATATGTTTGGAGATTGTGAAAATGACAAAATTGGAATAACTTAATGTGTGGCCcttgattctaaattttttgtCTTTGTAACTAGAAAGTTTTCAAAATATGATTACACTCATTTATCCTATGTTTTTCACTGGCAGAGGAGAAGGTGGGGGGCTTGTTTCAGTGTTTACTGGTGCTTTGGATCTCATAGACATGGTAAGCGCATCAGCCATGCAGTCCTTGTTCCTGAACAGACACTACCAAGGTCAGATGCTCCTGCCCCTGAAAATCCGATCCACCCTCCAGCATTTGTTGCACCTCCTTCTTCTCCAGCTTCCTTCCTCCAGTCAGAACCCCCATCTGCCACCCAATCACCTACAGGTCCTCTTTCCTTTTCTGCTCTCTCAGCAAATTCCTACTCCCCCAATGGCCCTGCCTCCATATTTGCCATTGGGCCTTATGCACATGAAACTCATCTAGTCTCACCTCCTGTCTTCTCCACCTTCACAACTGAACCATCCACTGCTCCATTTACTCCCCCTCCGGAATCTGTGCATCTAACAACCCCTTCATCTCCCGAGGTTCCATTTGCACGGCTTTTAACCTCTTCTCTGAATTCCAACTGCAAACAGAGTGAAGCCTATGAGTTTCAGTCATACCAGTTTTATCCAGGAAGCCCGATAGGTCACCTCATATCACCCAGCTCAGCTTGTTCAGGCACTTCATCCCCTTTCCCTGATGTTGAATTGCGTACCTCTGCTGGTAGCTCCTTCCCATCCTTCCCAGTTGGTGAACCACCAAAGATACTGAGTGCTGAAGGAGTTGCTGTGCGCAAGCTGGTACCTTGTCATGCTCGGGATGGTGGTTCACTTTTGGATGGTCAGATCACAGCAGCTGCACCTACAGTGGATTCTGCTATGGCACCTCATAATAATGATCATGCCATGGATCACAGAGTATCATTTGAATTGACTGCAGAAGAGTTTGCACGCTGTTTGGGGAAGAAAACAGCACTTTCAGGGGATTCTAATTCGGGATCTTCACAAGTTGCAACATCCACGGGAGACCAGATTACTGCAGAAGCCAAGAAGAGCAATGGAATCTGTGTTGATGAAACCTACCATGACTTGCCTGAGAAAGCACAACCTTCCTTTGCCCTTCCAGCAGCTAAAGAATTCAAATTTGACAATGCTGATGGAGCCCCTGCAGAGCCTAGTGTTGGCTCTGCTTGGTGGGCAAATGAGAAGGTTGTTGGGACGTCAAGTGAGCCTCGCAAGAACTGGGCAGTTTTCCCTATGATACAGCCTGGGGTCAGCTGATACCTGATCCAAGATGCATCCCATACGTTGAGAGGAGCCTCTGCGGCTGGCTCTATGGTTCATGACCCACTTGGCAGCTTTGCTGGGAACAGGAGACCCTGGGCGTCTGCAAGCCAAACTTGTGAAGATCTTCGGTGGGTGTTGATGGTAAGAGGAACTATTTTGCTAGCTGCATCTCATATCTTGTCTGCATCTTGACAGGAAAAAATAAACAGAGAAGATGTTGATGTCTGATATGAAATGTGTAATGTGATATAATCTCATACAACATAGGACAGCTGTCTGCTCTAACAGATCATGTAATATGATGTGGCATTATGATTCTGTCATTATTTATCCCTCAGAACTTCGTTATGCCTTCCCGGTTAGCTAATTTGTTTGTTTCTTTGGTTTTAATTCGTGTTCAGTGCCATCATTTTGACGAATTATCAGGTAACTGAATCATCTTCACCTTCCATCTGAGAGCATGATCTCATGGAATTATATCTTcagaaattttgaggatgaagtgTAAATTATTTCATTTAGCGGGATGAGACAATGTCATGAAGTTGCAAAAATTGCAAGATTTGCATGCAACCGTAGGGCTATCCACCTATACGTGACATGCGCAACACTTATCCCAATGTAACTCAACGCGTTGCTCAGCCCCGAGAGGATGTAGAGAGTTCTATTCAACCCTTCCGTCCAAACTCTCTCGCATTAAATGGTATAAGTCTCTGGGATATGttgattataagataatctaaacgttttagaaaattatttatttaaaaaataggtCCGTGGTGCAATAAATTACTACATTTGGATGGATATAATCTTATAtggaaattttatcaaatttccaATAATACTATggaataaataattcaagtaaTGATTTTTTTTGTTCCATCTATTTGTTGGTTATTATATGATAGGCATTAGCATATAATTTGTTATATGAAGACCACCATATGGATCATATCAATATTGAAATATATttacataaattaaaaaatattttaaaattagttatacatttattggaatatacatttctcattataaagaaaatttattatgtttttagtttattaataaatatatactaattattaataaatctcATATAAGATTAATTATTAGTTATGTACTAATAAATATATTAGCACCTTAATTataacaataaataaaaaatataattataatatataataaatgtaTATTAGGATTGGATAATTATTTGATAAGcgatatataaattataatatattaat is a genomic window containing:
- the LOC105055614 gene encoding uncharacterized protein isoform X1, yielding MRGVNNSVETVNAAAVAIVSAESRVQQVAVPRRRWGACFSVYWCFGSHRHGKRISHAVLVPEQTLPRSDAPAPENPIHPPAFVAPPSSPASFLQSEPPSATQSPTGPLSFSALSANSYSPNGPASIFAIGPYAHETHLVSPPVFSTFTTEPSTAPFTPPPESVHLTTPSSPEVPFARLLTSSLNSNCKQSEAYEFQSYQFYPGSPIGHLISPSSACSGTSSPFPDVELRTSAGSSFPSFPVGEPPKILSAEGVAVRKLVPCHARDGGSLLDGQITAAAPTVDSAMAPHNNDHAMDHRVSFELTAEEFARCLGKKTALSGDSNSGSSQVATSTGDQITAEAKKSNGICVDETYHDLPEKAQPSFALPAAKEFKFDNADGAPAEPSVGSAWWANEKVVGTSSEPRKNWAVFPMIQPGVS
- the LOC105055614 gene encoding uncharacterized protein isoform X2, with translation MISMSCHGFWLLFSSWTVRRRWGACFSVYWCFGSHRHGKRISHAVLVPEQTLPRSDAPAPENPIHPPAFVAPPSSPASFLQSEPPSATQSPTGPLSFSALSANSYSPNGPASIFAIGPYAHETHLVSPPVFSTFTTEPSTAPFTPPPESVHLTTPSSPEVPFARLLTSSLNSNCKQSEAYEFQSYQFYPGSPIGHLISPSSACSGTSSPFPDVELRTSAGSSFPSFPVGEPPKILSAEGVAVRKLVPCHARDGGSLLDGQITAAAPTVDSAMAPHNNDHAMDHRVSFELTAEEFARCLGKKTALSGDSNSGSSQVATSTGDQITAEAKKSNGICVDETYHDLPEKAQPSFALPAAKEFKFDNADGAPAEPSVGSAWWANEKVVGTSSEPRKNWAVFPMIQPGVS